The following are encoded together in the Hyalangium minutum genome:
- a CDS encoding lipoprotein, whose product MARSAPRTVALVVLLAIVVCGAAASLGAWRFYRKHHDTSGLHLGDYYSMGWVGFDSGWYKSIAEEGYFYTPGKQSSVAFFPLYPLAIRGVMQTGLSVYGAGILVTLLCGSLAMVLFTLWARTRADEVSALQAGLLIALYPFTFYLYGVMYSDALFVLLVVSAFLLLEKGYLLPAVLVAAISTAARPVAPAVVVGLLVRRLEWKRERGERWSPWDFLPVFSALGFVSYILFLKESFGAPFAFVETQGSPGWDQSPGPHTWFKVTWFQTVFDPGQSWEVKGRLITHALLTLTGLALVIPTFKRLGWGYAAFTLAVVGMPALSTKDFMGMARYLISAFPLFLTLALLLKERPRLLRGIMAVSAVGLVFLSWCFGREIYVS is encoded by the coding sequence ATGGCTCGCTCCGCTCCCCGCACTGTCGCGCTCGTCGTCCTGCTCGCCATCGTCGTCTGTGGCGCGGCGGCCAGCCTGGGCGCGTGGAGGTTCTACCGCAAGCACCACGACACCTCGGGCCTGCACCTGGGCGACTACTACTCTATGGGATGGGTGGGCTTCGATTCGGGCTGGTACAAGAGCATTGCCGAGGAGGGCTACTTCTATACGCCCGGCAAGCAGAGCTCGGTGGCCTTCTTCCCGCTCTACCCGCTGGCCATCCGAGGAGTCATGCAGACGGGGCTCTCGGTATACGGCGCGGGGATCCTCGTCACGCTCTTGTGCGGGTCGCTGGCGATGGTGCTCTTTACGCTCTGGGCCCGGACTCGGGCGGATGAGGTCTCCGCGCTCCAGGCGGGACTCCTGATCGCCCTGTATCCCTTCACCTTCTATTTGTACGGCGTCATGTACTCGGACGCGCTCTTCGTCCTGCTGGTGGTGAGCGCCTTCCTCTTGTTGGAGAAGGGGTACCTGCTGCCTGCGGTGCTGGTGGCGGCGATCTCCACGGCGGCACGGCCCGTGGCGCCCGCGGTGGTGGTGGGGCTGCTCGTGCGTCGGCTGGAGTGGAAGCGTGAGCGAGGCGAGCGCTGGAGCCCGTGGGACTTCCTGCCCGTGTTCTCCGCGCTCGGCTTCGTCTCGTACATCCTCTTCCTCAAGGAGTCCTTCGGCGCGCCGTTCGCCTTCGTGGAGACACAGGGCTCGCCCGGGTGGGATCAATCTCCTGGCCCCCACACCTGGTTCAAGGTGACCTGGTTCCAGACGGTCTTCGACCCGGGTCAATCGTGGGAGGTCAAGGGGCGGCTCATCACCCATGCCCTGCTCACCCTGACGGGTCTCGCCCTGGTGATTCCCACCTTCAAGCGGCTCGGGTGGGGCTACGCGGCCTTCACGCTGGCCGTCGTGGGGATGCCGGCGCTGTCCACCAAGGACTTCATGGGCATGGCCCGCTACCTCATCTCGGCCTTCCCGCTGTTCCTCACCCTGGCGCTGCTGCTGAAGGAGCGCCCGAGGCTGTTGCGCGGAATCATGGCCGTGAGCGCCGTCGGCCTCGTCTTCCTGTCCTGGTGCTTTGGCCGGGAGATCTACGTCTCATGA
- the fadJ gene encoding fatty acid oxidation complex subunit alpha FadJ, which yields MAIKLEELEAQQGFTYSVEDGVAVITIDQQGEAVNTLSPETGTAFEKLLGHAEADPNVKAVVFTSGKKDTFVAGAKIDFLQTIKTAAEATEISRKGQEGFDRLDAFPKPVVAAIHGACLGGGLEWALACDYRIATDSPKTQLGLPETQLGLLPGAGGTQRLPALIGIQAALDLILAGKTVKPSKAKRLGLVDEVVPVPILRSIALQRARELSAGALKVERPHGQRLKAVAAQSKKGLAGMLQRLADKALWSEVALEANPLGRKLLFDQARKLLLKKTRGKYPAPEKALEAIRVGVESGRKAGLETEARLFGELVVSDVSKRLVEIFFATTALKKENGTSDPSVMPREVKKIGVLGGGLMGGGIAYVSAALQGVPVRVKDKDDAGVGRALKQVQSVLDERVKRRSLTWREAAAKQALITAGTDYSGFKNVDLVIEAVFEDLKLKHRVIAETEAVTREDCIFASNTSSLPITELAKGSKRPEQVIGMHYFSPVHKMPLLEIITHKGTADWVTATCVEVGRKQGKTVIVVNDGVGFYTSRILAPYMNEAAYLLAEGADIAELDKALVEFGFPVGPITLLDEVGIDVAYKVGPIMEAAFGKRLAAPKTLDKVIQDGRLGRKNQKGFYTYTGKKKEVDASVYGLLPGGADRKKFDRTEMAERCALQMVNEAIRCLGEGILRSPRDGDVGAIFGLGFPPFLGGPFRYADSLTPAVLLKRLEHYQDKYGERFTPAPHLVDVVNAGKTFHSR from the coding sequence ATGGCCATCAAACTGGAAGAGCTCGAGGCACAGCAGGGCTTCACGTACTCGGTCGAGGATGGTGTGGCCGTCATCACCATCGATCAGCAGGGCGAGGCGGTGAACACGCTCTCTCCCGAGACCGGTACGGCGTTCGAGAAGCTGCTCGGACACGCGGAGGCGGATCCCAACGTGAAGGCCGTGGTCTTCACCTCCGGCAAGAAGGACACCTTCGTCGCTGGGGCGAAGATCGACTTCCTGCAGACCATCAAGACGGCGGCCGAGGCCACCGAGATCTCCCGCAAGGGCCAGGAGGGCTTTGACCGGCTGGACGCCTTCCCCAAGCCGGTGGTGGCGGCCATCCATGGCGCGTGTCTCGGCGGCGGCCTGGAGTGGGCGCTGGCGTGTGACTACCGCATCGCCACGGACAGCCCGAAGACGCAGCTCGGCCTGCCCGAGACGCAGCTCGGCCTGCTGCCGGGCGCGGGCGGCACCCAGCGGCTTCCGGCGCTCATCGGCATCCAGGCGGCGCTCGATTTGATCCTCGCCGGGAAGACGGTGAAGCCCTCGAAGGCGAAGCGGCTCGGGTTGGTGGACGAGGTGGTGCCAGTACCCATCCTGCGCTCCATTGCCCTGCAGCGCGCCCGGGAGCTGTCGGCCGGAGCGCTGAAGGTGGAGCGCCCGCACGGCCAGCGCCTCAAGGCCGTGGCCGCACAGTCGAAGAAGGGCCTCGCGGGCATGCTCCAGCGTCTGGCCGATAAGGCGCTCTGGTCCGAGGTGGCGCTCGAGGCCAACCCGCTGGGCCGCAAGCTGCTCTTCGATCAGGCGCGCAAGCTGCTCCTGAAGAAGACGCGCGGCAAGTACCCCGCGCCGGAGAAGGCGCTGGAGGCCATCCGCGTGGGCGTGGAGTCCGGCCGCAAGGCGGGCCTGGAGACCGAGGCGCGCCTCTTCGGCGAACTGGTGGTGTCAGATGTCTCCAAGCGGCTGGTGGAGATCTTCTTCGCCACCACGGCGCTCAAGAAGGAGAACGGCACCTCCGACCCCAGCGTGATGCCGCGCGAGGTGAAGAAGATCGGCGTGCTGGGCGGCGGGCTCATGGGCGGCGGCATCGCCTACGTGTCCGCGGCGCTCCAGGGCGTCCCCGTGCGCGTGAAGGACAAGGACGACGCGGGCGTGGGCCGCGCGCTCAAGCAGGTACAGAGTGTGTTGGATGAACGCGTGAAGCGGCGCTCGCTCACGTGGCGCGAGGCGGCGGCGAAGCAGGCGCTCATCACCGCGGGCACGGACTACAGCGGCTTCAAGAACGTGGATCTCGTCATCGAGGCTGTGTTCGAGGACCTGAAGCTCAAGCACCGCGTCATCGCCGAGACGGAGGCCGTCACGCGCGAGGACTGCATCTTCGCGTCCAACACCTCCAGCCTGCCCATCACCGAGCTGGCCAAGGGCAGCAAGCGTCCCGAGCAGGTGATCGGGATGCATTACTTCAGCCCGGTGCACAAGATGCCGCTGCTGGAGATCATCACCCACAAGGGCACGGCGGACTGGGTGACGGCCACCTGCGTGGAGGTGGGTCGGAAGCAGGGCAAGACGGTCATCGTCGTCAATGACGGGGTGGGCTTCTACACCTCGCGCATCCTCGCGCCGTACATGAACGAGGCGGCGTACCTGCTCGCCGAGGGCGCGGACATCGCGGAGCTGGACAAGGCGCTGGTGGAGTTCGGCTTCCCCGTGGGGCCCATCACCCTGCTGGACGAGGTGGGCATCGACGTGGCTTATAAGGTGGGGCCCATCATGGAGGCCGCGTTCGGCAAGCGGCTGGCGGCGCCGAAGACGCTCGACAAGGTCATCCAGGACGGGCGCCTGGGCCGGAAGAACCAGAAGGGCTTCTACACGTACACCGGGAAGAAGAAGGAGGTGGATGCCTCCGTCTACGGGCTGCTGCCGGGTGGAGCGGATCGCAAGAAGTTCGACCGAACCGAGATGGCCGAGCGGTGCGCCCTGCAGATGGTGAACGAGGCGATCCGCTGCCTGGGCGAGGGCATCCTCCGCAGCCCGAGGGACGGGGATGTGGGCGCCATCTTCGGCCTCGGCTTCCCGCCGTTCCTGGGCGGCCCGTTCCGATACGCGGACAGCCTGACGCCAGCCGTGCTGCTCAAGCGGCTGGAGCACTACCAAGACAAGTACGGCGAGCGCTTCACGCCGGCGCCCCACCTGGTGGACGTGGTGAACGCGGGCAAGACGTTCCACTCGCGCTAA